The DNA segment attttaatataaatTTCATTGAATACAAAGTTGTAttacaaataaaatatttttttattgtaaactaCATCGAGTACTACCGACCGAACAACATCAATTGGTATCGGCATTACCGGATCGATGTCAGTATTTGTTTTTGAGGTTTTTGATAATATAAAACACATATTGATATCATGTTAAGCATAATACGACTTTATTTTTCACCCGAGTATCAAATGAACCAAACCGATATCAACATAAACATAACATTGGTATCTTAGAAATCAATATTGGTATACGTTTTTATAGCTTTCAATCAATACGAAATACGTGGCGATATCCTTTTGAACGTATCATGactttgtttttttggttttatcTTTTAGTTACATAAGACACTATATGTGTCATTAAATAAGTATACATTTCCCAGGCGGCATCGCACATCGCGAGGGTGGAACCTACtactttatatatatacataatatatatatatatatatatatatatatatatatatatatatatatatatatatatatatatatatatatatatatttactataataaaagaaaccaacttttggacacgtgtcattaatTGAAGTTATCATCAaatctatatttatcttatattaacaaaataaaaaaagaaattaatatttaatcttatcatactttaataaaatattatcctcaaatctaaattgtttaTTTAATATAATGCTTCTTtctcctacttatcttatattaaatacatatatataataaactaatattaaatgttatcctaaatTATTAAAagtataactttttttattatttggtatacaaaattatatttattcaagtcgTGTAAAATGCgagttttgaaaaatataacttttttttattatttactatacgaAGATAcgtttatataacccgtgtaatacacgaagtttttaaagatataactttttatcatttgctatgtaaaattagatttattcaatacgTGTAATACAAAGGGTTTTTAATGATAtaattcttttattatttattagatttttcaacccgactatacacaggttttttaaagatacgacgtttttattatttaatatacaaaattacatttatttaatatgattaacaaatggtttttaaagatataactcttttttcagatctattcaacacgtgtaacatatggggtttttaaagatgtaattttttttttattatttggtagatttattcaacccgattatacacgggttttttaaagatacgacgtttttagcatttagtatccaaaattatatttatttaatctgtgtaatacacatggtttttaaagatataacttttttttattatttgatatataaaattatatttatttaacccgtacaatatacgtggtttataaaaatataactttttattatttaatatataaaattacatttattcaacccgtgtaatacacggggttctaacctaatgtgtgtgtgtgtgtgtgtgtatatataggggaccgctaaaatgaaaaccacctccagttgtaagaaccatgagaattacaccgtacggggcgagttggaccaaaattttttttcaaacagatttgtaaaaaaaaattaaaaaaaaatgtcgtgtgtgtagttttgagcaccacaagtttgtgtttacgggtaccgtaaattttaaataaaatttatggtactcgtaaaaacaaacttgtggtgctcaaaaactgcactcacgacatttttttttgaattttttttacaaatgtgtttataatacacataTTTACAGAAGAACAGTactattttctttttctttcactcACAACCTCTAATAACCACTATCTATAACATGGAGGACCCtctcacaaaatttgatacacGAGATATGAATGCTTCTAAACCGGTACATCTAAGAGCACACCTATTCAAAAAATGGTCAACAAATAACTAATTCTTactatggatgagctcggtaccggtgcCGAAAGTTGAAAGTACCGTTACCGAAATTCGCCAAAAAATGAATACCGATTAGGTATCGAAAATAATTCGATACGTGAAATTCAGTTCCGGCACCCGGTAacaaatgctcatccctaatcCTAACTTCCCTAACAATTCGATAATTACATAAACTAATATTATTACATATAATAATTATTTAGTCTAAACTGTTGTTCAATCTAACATCTTTTgatataatatattaattttattatttaacttTGTGGCAGGAGTTATTCCTGATGAGATCAACCATCTTCATCACCTTGAGGTATTGAGTTTACAAAACAACAGCATTGGTGGAAACATTCGGTTCAACATCTCAACACTGAAGAAGTTGGACTTATCTTTGAATATGTTTTCAGGTGAACTCCCTGCTGACATAGGTTACTGGCTTCCGAATCTTCAAGAGTTATACTTGAGCGATAATACATTCCGAGGCACTGTGCCGAGCTCAATTGTCAATGCTTCCAGATTGGCAGTGATTGTATTATCTATGAACTCATTTACCGGTTCCATACCAATTACAATTGGTAGGTTGGAACTACTAGAACGACTATTTTTCGCACAAAATTATTTCACTTATGAGGGCTCAGAGTTAAATTTTTTCACATCACTAACAAATTGCCGAAAGTTGCGAACATTGGTCTTTGCACATAATCCCTTGAAGGCCTTTCTTCCAGCTTCTATTGGTAATCTATCTACATCTCTCCAAATATTTGAAGCAAGTGGATGTGGAATCAAAGGCATTATTCCTAGTGGAATTGGAAACTTGACTAATTTGCAAAGGTTATCTTTGGATATGAATGAATTAAATGGAAGCATTCCAATAACACTTGGGAAACTGCAAAATATTGAGCAGTTGTATCTTGAAAATAACAGATTAGAAGGAGGGATTCCACAAGAACTATGTCTCTTGAAGAACTTAGGGGAGTTATATTTGAGCAAAAACCAGCTCTCAGGAATTATATCATCATGCTTGGGAGATATAAGTTCACTTACATGGTTATTCTTGGATTCAAATACATTAACATCCACAATACCGTTGACTCTGTGGAGCCATAAGTCACTTATAGTCTTAAACTTGTCCTCAAACAACTTAACCGGAAATTTACCGTCAAGTATTGGAAGCTCTATTTCACCTCTTGTCGGATTAGACTTATCAATTAATAGATTGTCGGGCGGCATTCCAAGCAGCATTGGTGGCTACCAAATGCTGAACAATCTCTCATTGGCTCACAACAACCTGCAAGGTTCAATTCCAGAGTCACTTGGGAAGTTAATAAGTCTAGAAATTTTGGACTTATCTCAAAATAATCTATCTGGCATGATCCCCAGATCCTTAGAGACACTCAGGTATTTAGAATACTTAAATCTTTCCTATAATAGGCTACAAGGAGAAATCCCAAGTGGAGGACGCTTTAATAAATTCACAGCTTCATCATTTAGGCATAATAAAGACTTATGTGGTGCACCAAAACTAGAAGTCTTGCCTTGCAGAAACAAACAAAAAGAATCAAGAAATTTGTCTTCTCTAAAGTATATATCACCTATCATTGCAACAATAATTGGATTAGTTGTAGCCATATATTTACTGAGAAGACACAGGAGACTAAGAAAACAAAACAGAACAAATGTGGAGCCGCCATCACTTCTTGAGTGGACAAGAGTATCATATTATGAACTAGTAAGAGCCACAGAATCATTTGATGAAAGCAACTTGATTGGGAATGGGGCTTACGGCTCAGTATTTAAAGGAAAGCTCTCAGATGGGGTAAATGTAGCGGTAAAGGTTTTTAATTTGCTCTCAGAAGGTGCAGTAAAAAGTTTCAATGTTGAATGTGAAGTACTACGCAATATTCGTCATAGAAATCTCGTTAGAATCATTAGCAGTTGCACCAACATGGATTTTAGATGCTTAGTTATGGAATACCTGCCGAATGGTAGCCTTGAGCAGTGGTTGTACTCGCACAACAATCATCTGAGTCTTATACAACGACTGCAAATATTAATAGATGTTGCCTCAGCCCTCGAATATCTACATCATGGTCAACCAACGCctattattcattgtgatttaaAACCAAGCAATGTCCTCCTCGATGAAGATATGCAAGCACGTGTTTGTGATTTTGGGATTGCCAAAATATTTGGTGAAGAGGAATTCAGGCTAAGAACTGCAACTTTAGGAACGATAGGATACATGGCACCAGGTATGACTCTTTGTCTAGTAAATTTAATACTTCACAATTCTTTGGCATAaactctgtcacaccccgaccacgtagaacatacaaaacgtggcggaaacgtcggggagtgttgtaacagaatcaattgtttcaaatccatggcaaatgaagtttcgttttataaatcaaacatgaaggtttatattgtctaaacaagaatcaaagtgtacataacataaattaactagttcttgtctcgttttaagttactaaggcacaggtccgcctaagtatgtcttgataagtcatatgcatcatctcctgaaaacacatgtgaaaataggtacgtcagcataaaaatgcctgtgagatacattggttttgtgaaaacggaattcatgacttgagtttgagaaaatgtttagtcatgaacctcgtattttgctttgtcttgtaaatcatttgaaaaacggtaagatcaaatgatatgtataaatatgagaacactgtatggttaaacggataaccatgtaaaaatgagtttgtataagataagtcgtttgtaaaacaatgtctcgtgaaaagtgtgttgtttgtataaaatgtcatatgtcttgaattgaaatgattcaaataacgctacgatatgtaataccatacaaacacttatatataggaagtaccagcggcgtatccaccatgcttgtatcatattacacacgcctcgttacttaatcatttactcaaaccaaaccatcaagatgaaatgtttaacaacggaagaaatgtttatgtatagtcaaatgtctattgtcaactgtaaatcatgtcaacggatacaactggtttacacggttcaatggttacagacggttcatgaaattaaaggggtaagacggttcacatagtcaaatggttacaatggttcaaaatgtagtgtaatgtgttcatatgctggatgagcatatgcaacagaaatgcaatgtgaaacaatgtactacgtatgcacacaatgggcgtacgtagcatgaaatgtat comes from the Helianthus annuus cultivar XRQ/B chromosome 4, HanXRQr2.0-SUNRISE, whole genome shotgun sequence genome and includes:
- the LOC110934000 gene encoding receptor kinase-like protein Xa21, whose protein sequence is MTYHEEPEPMKKVGFFGQVFFVYIDSTAELHRRIMFFAEQKQQDEECSSQGDSSARYSSSAMVLCSGVFVSGRVIPDEINHLHHLEVLSLQNNSIGGNIRFNISTLKKLDLSLNMFSGELPADIGYWLPNLQELYLSDNTFRGTVPSSIVNASRLAVIVLSMNSFTGSIPITIGRLELLERLFFAQNYFTYEGSELNFFTSLTNCRKLRTLVFAHNPLKAFLPASIGNLSTSLQIFEASGCGIKGIIPSGIGNLTNLQRLSLDMNELNGSIPITLGKLQNIEQLYLENNRLEGGIPQELCLLKNLGELYLSKNQLSGIISSCLGDISSLTWLFLDSNTLTSTIPLTLWSHKSLIVLNLSSNNLTGNLPSSIGSSISPLVGLDLSINRLSGGIPSSIGGYQMLNNLSLAHNNLQGSIPESLGKLISLEILDLSQNNLSGMIPRSLETLRYLEYLNLSYNRLQGEIPSGGRFNKFTASSFRHNKDLCGAPKLEVLPCRNKQKESRNLSSLKYISPIIATIIGLVVAIYLLRRHRRLRKQNRTNVEPPSLLEWTRVSYYELVRATESFDESNLIGNGAYGSVFKGKLSDGVNVAVKVFNLLSEGAVKSFNVECEVLRNIRHRNLVRIISSCTNMDFRCLVMEYLPNGSLEQWLYSHNNHLSLIQRLQILIDVASALEYLHHGQPTPIIHCDLKPSNVLLDEDMQARVCDFGIAKIFGEEEFRLRTATLGTIGYMAPEYGMEGIVSPGSDVYSFGILLLETFTRKKPTEEMFSGEVSLRSWVFEATQLSVFEVVDKDLINEHLYTKQESLASIFNLAMDCTFESSSLRINMKETVTRLCKIQKNFLTNN